From the Corticium candelabrum chromosome 2, ooCorCand1.1, whole genome shotgun sequence genome, one window contains:
- the LOC134198569 gene encoding uncharacterized protein LOC134198569, which produces MHVEQEFFQWKVAAMLGRVTSEVELSVFDTVLGTEILLRLSTLAGLELLKVFASEKLKHDFGRGIAEAMSSKSERTVAIMVEISNLQLEHMKVVPTGTFHVESAKSIKDSTNLPRSLSASLKLHTDDNPVTEVYIYEIMKTVMNDYKLWIAAFITATVLILFVLCLFLSSITADYYRDGKQTKQSNSPNDDSNAGQACAREIDAPANKIFEYKELEYNSNECFIGRGGFADVFKAVLRGNKTVAFKKPNIGGSRFTDTEMKDLIRESDILLAIPSHEHIVEIIGICIDSRHFGIVLEYVDGGDLCMLLSSHTSDPYMDEWKNKLDVSCQIADGFKHLHGLHPPIIHRDLKPSNILVKKSSAKYTCKITDFGLAKIRATSTSTGNKSDGNNSYLHAAGSVAYIAPERYEPRHLNMSALAKSDVYSFGVILFQFRERIRPFGDEENVVVIALNVKGGLPYSTPVKRCPCGYDELMRSCCSLNGGDRPAFTDILPTLHAMSHDTVS; this is translated from the exons TGACACTGTGTTGGGTACAGAGATATTGCTCCGCTTGTCAACTTTAGCTGGCTTAGAACTATTGAAAGTCTTCGCTAGTGAAAAGTTAAAACATGACTTTGGTCGAGGCATAGCAGAAGCAATGAGCTCCAAATCGGAGAGAACAGTAGCTATTATGGTGGAAATAAGTAATCTACAGCTGGAACACATGAAAGTTGTTCCTACTGGAACTTTCCATGTCGAATCAGCAAAATCAATTAAAGACTCTACTAATCTACCACGCTCTCTGTCCGCTTCTCTTAAACTGCATACTGATGATAATCCGGTCACTGAGG tgtatatatatgaGATCATGAAGACTGTAATGAATGATTACAAGCTTTGGATTGCAG CATTCATCACTGCAACTGTGCTgatattatttgtattgtgCTTATTTCTTTCATCGATCACGGCAGATTATTATAGAGACggcaaacaaactaaacagaGCAACTCACCTAACGATGACAGCAATGCAG GACAAGCTTGTGCTCGTGAAATCGACGCTCCTGCCAACAAAATCTTTGAATACAAGGAATTGGAATATAATTCAAACGAATGTTTCATTGGTAGAGGAGGGTTCGCTGATGTCTTCAAAGCAGTCTTACGTGGAAACAAGACGGTtgcatttaagaaaccaaacaTTGGAGGATCTCGTTTTACAGACAC AGAGATGAAAGACTTGATAAGAGAATCGGATATTTTGCTGGCTATTCCTTCTCATGAACATATCGTTGAGATCATTGGAATCTGCATCGATTCTCGTCACTTCGGTATCGTTCTAGAGTATGTTGACGGCGGAGATCTTTGTATGCTGCTTTCTTCTCACACATCTGACCCTTACATGGACGAATGGAAGAACAAGCTTGATGTGTCTTGTCAGATAGCTGACGGCTTTAAACATCTTCATGGACTTCACCCGCCAATCATTCATCGTGATCTGAAACCAAGTAACATATTAGTAAAAAAGTCGTCAGCTAAATACACTTGCAAG ATTACTGACTTTGGACTAGCAAAAATACGAGCTACAAGTACTTCTACTGGCAATAAAAGTGATGGGAACAATAGTTATCTACATGCAGCTGGTTCCGTAGCATATATTGCTCCAGAACGATACGAACCTCGTCATTTGAATATGTCAGCATTGGCTAAGTCGGACGTTTACAG ttttggtgtcattctATTTCAATTCAGAGAGCGTATACGACCATTTGGCG ACGAGGAGAATGTTGTAGTGATTGCATTGAACGTAAAGGGCGGATTACCGTATAGCACTCCAGTAAAACGTTGTCCATGTGGATATGACGAGTTGATGCGAAGCTGTTGTTCATTAAATGGAGGAGATCGACCAGCGTTTACTG ATATCTTGCCTACACTACATGCAATGTCACACGACACTGTTTCCTAG